TCAAGCACATGTAAATCGTGCAGGTACAAAAAAACCGCCTTCGGGCGGTTTTTTCATGACTGGGTGACGGTTGAGTCAGCCTGATACCGTTTCTGTATGAGGGGCATGCATAGCCGCTTCGCCTGCCACGGTTGCCGCTTTGATCTTTACCGCGTGCAGGCCTTTGGGCCCCTGGACGATGTCGAAACTGACGATCTGCCCGGCCTTGAGAGTTTTATACCCGTCCATCTCAATGGCCGAGTAGTGGGCAAAGAAATCGACCTCTTTGCCGTCCTCGTCACGTCCTTCCCGGGCATCGGTGTTGATGAAGCCGAATCCCTTGGCATTGTTGAACCACTTGACCTTGCCGACAGCCATGCTCAAATCCCTCTGCAACAGACTCCATCGCTGGAGTATCATCCAGGACATCCGCAATCTAATCCGTTAAAAGGATTGACTCCGCGGATCTTTTTTACCCACTGTGGGCTCTATTGGTTGTAACACCGTTTTCCCGATAGTCAAGGTGACCGGGCAGTCGGAGTTGAAAAGGTGTACAGCCGCCCCCACCACTGTATTTGCACAACTGACGAACCTTTCTTTCCATGCATGCAATCAGCCAGATTCGACTAACATTCAATCAGGATCGCCCGCTTCTCCAAAAGGATCATCCACAGGAGCACGACGACGATTCGGCAGGCGTTGCTGTTCAGGAAGCAAAGCCTGCGTTACAGGCGCCGCCGATGTACAAGGTGGTTTTGTTCAATGATGACTACACACCGATGGATTTCGTCGTCGAAGTGCTCGAGGTGTTTTTTAACCTGAATCGCGAGCTGGCGACCAAGGTCATGCTGGCCGTTCACACAGAAGGACGGGCAGTATGTGGAGTGTTTACCCGCGACATCGCCGAGACAAAGGCCATGCAGGTCAACCAGTACGCCAGGGAAAGCCAGCATCCGCTACTCTGTGAAATCGAGAAGGACGGTTAATCGCCGACCACTTGGGTATGAGGTGAAGCTATGTTAAACCGCGAGCTCGAAGTCACCCTCAATCTTGCCTTCAAGGAGGCTCGTTCGAAGCGTCATGAATTCATGACCGTCGAACACCTGCTGCTGGCCCTATTGGACAATGAGGCTGCCGCCACCGTATTGCGTGCCTGCGGCGCAAACCTCGACAAACTCAAGCACGACCTGCAGGAGTTCATCGACTCCACCACGCCATTGATCCCCGTCCACGACGAAGATCGCGAAACCCAGCCAACCCTGGGCTTCCAGCGTGTACTGCAACGTGCTGTCTTTCATGTGCAGAGCTCGGGCAAACGCGAAGTAACCGGCGCCAACGTGCTGGTTGCAATCTTCAGTGAGCAAGAGAGTCAGGCCGTATTCCTGCTGAAACAGCAGAGCGTTGCGCGCATTGATGTCGTCAATTACATCGCCCACGGCATTTCCAAAGTGCCAGGGCACGGCGATCACTCTGAAGGTGAACAAGATATGCAGGACGACGAGGGCGGTGAGTCTTCTTCTTCAGGCAATCCGCTGGATGCTTATGCCAGCAATCTCAACGAACTCGCGCGCCAGGGTCGGATCGACCCGCTGGTCGGCCGCGAGATGGAAGTCGAGCGTGTCGCGCAGATTCTCGCGCGTCGGCGCAAGAACAATCCGTTGCTGGTCGGCGAGGCAGGTGTGGGTAAAACCGCGATTGCCGAAGGCCTGGCCAAGCGCATTGTCGACAACCAGGTGCCGGATCTGCTGGCCAACAGCGTCGTCTATTCGCTCGACCTCGGTGCACTGCTCGCAGGCACCAAGTATCGCGGTGATTTCGAGAAGCGCTTCAAGGCGCTGCTCAATGAACTGAAAAAACGTCCGCAGGCGATCCTGTTCATCGACGAGATTCACACCATCATCGGTGCGGGTGCTGCGTCCGGTGGCGTGATGGATGCCTCGAACCTGCTCAAGCCGCTGCTGTCGTCTGGCGACATTCGCTGCATCGGCTCGACCACGTTCCAGGAATTCCGCGGAATCTTCGAGAAGGATCGTGCGCTGGCACGACGCTTCCAGAAGGTCGATGTTGTCGAGCCGTCGGTGGAAGACACCATCGGTATCCTGCGCGGCCTGAAAGGGCGTTTCGAACAGCACCACAACATCGAATACAGCGATGAGTCGTTGCGCGCTGCTGCCGAGCTGGCATCGCGCTACATCAATGACCGGCATATGCCGGACAAGGCCATCGACGTGATCGACGAGGCGGGTGCCTATCAGCGCCTGCAGCCGGTCGAGATGCGCGTCAAACGCATCGAAGTGCCGCAGGTTGAAGACATTGTGGCGAAGATCGCGCGGATTCCGCCAAAACACGTCACCAGCTCCGACAAGGAATTGCTGCGTAACCTGGAGCGCGACCTGAAGCTGACGGTGTTTGGTCAGGATGCGGCGATCGATTCGCTGTCGACCGCGATCAAACTGTCCCGTGCCGGGCTCAAGTCGCCTGACAAGCCAGTCGGCTCGTTCCTGTTCGCAGGTCCTACCGGTGTCGGTAAAACCGAGGCCGCGCGGCAACTGGCCAAGGCGTTGGGTATCGAACTGGTGCGCTTCGACATGTCCGAGTACATGGAGCGCCACACCGTATCGCGTCTGATCGGTGCGCCTCCGGGCTATGTCGGCTTTGATCAGGGCGGTCTGTTGACCGAAGCGATCACCAAGCAACCGCACTGCGTATTGCTGCTCGATGAAATCGAGAAGGCGCATCCGGAAGTCTTCAACCTGCTGCTGCAGGTGATGGACCACGGCACGCTCACCGACAACAACGGGCGCAAGGCGGATTTCCGCAATGTGATCGTGATCATGACCACCAACGCCGGTGCCGAAACCGCGGCGCGTGCTTCGATCGGTTTCACCCATCAGGACCACTCGTCTGATGCGATGGAAGTGATCAAGAAGAGCTTCACGCCGGAGTTCCGTAACCGTCTGGACACCATTATCCAGTTTGGTCGCCTCAGCCATGAGGTCATCAAAAGCGTGGTGGACAAGTTCCTTACCGAACTGCAGGCGCAGTTGGAGGACAAGCGTGTGTTGCTGGAGGTTACCGATGCGGCGCGCAGTTGGCTGGCGGCCGGTGGTTATGACTCGGCGATGGGCGCACGTCCGATGGCGCGTCTGATCCAGGACAAGATCAAGCGTCCGCTGGCGGAGGAGATTCTGTTTGGCGAGCTGGCCGAGCATGGCGGTGTGGTGCACATCGACATCAAGGATGGTGAGTTGACGTTTGACTTCGAAACCACGGCGGAGATGGCCTGACGGTTGTTGGTCTGTTGTAAAGCGAAAGGCGCCTTCGGGCGCCTTTTTTGTTGTCTGGGGTTTTTGGGTGTATATCCGTTGCTGCGGTAACGGCCGCCTAGGGTTCCGCCCTGACGGCGGGTCACTTTTGGCAAACGCCCCAAAAGTAACCAAAAGGGCTTTACCCTGACGTTCGGCCCTCGCTTAGGCT
The Pseudomonas fluorescens genome window above contains:
- a CDS encoding cold shock domain-containing protein; translated protein: MAVGKVKWFNNAKGFGFINTDAREGRDEDGKEVDFFAHYSAIEMDGYKTLKAGQIVSFDIVQGPKGLHAVKIKAATVAGEAAMHAPHTETVSG
- the clpS gene encoding ATP-dependent Clp protease adapter ClpS — its product is MHAISQIRLTFNQDRPLLQKDHPQEHDDDSAGVAVQEAKPALQAPPMYKVVLFNDDYTPMDFVVEVLEVFFNLNRELATKVMLAVHTEGRAVCGVFTRDIAETKAMQVNQYARESQHPLLCEIEKDG
- the clpA gene encoding ATP-dependent Clp protease ATP-binding subunit ClpA, translating into MLNRELEVTLNLAFKEARSKRHEFMTVEHLLLALLDNEAAATVLRACGANLDKLKHDLQEFIDSTTPLIPVHDEDRETQPTLGFQRVLQRAVFHVQSSGKREVTGANVLVAIFSEQESQAVFLLKQQSVARIDVVNYIAHGISKVPGHGDHSEGEQDMQDDEGGESSSSGNPLDAYASNLNELARQGRIDPLVGREMEVERVAQILARRRKNNPLLVGEAGVGKTAIAEGLAKRIVDNQVPDLLANSVVYSLDLGALLAGTKYRGDFEKRFKALLNELKKRPQAILFIDEIHTIIGAGAASGGVMDASNLLKPLLSSGDIRCIGSTTFQEFRGIFEKDRALARRFQKVDVVEPSVEDTIGILRGLKGRFEQHHNIEYSDESLRAAAELASRYINDRHMPDKAIDVIDEAGAYQRLQPVEMRVKRIEVPQVEDIVAKIARIPPKHVTSSDKELLRNLERDLKLTVFGQDAAIDSLSTAIKLSRAGLKSPDKPVGSFLFAGPTGVGKTEAARQLAKALGIELVRFDMSEYMERHTVSRLIGAPPGYVGFDQGGLLTEAITKQPHCVLLLDEIEKAHPEVFNLLLQVMDHGTLTDNNGRKADFRNVIVIMTTNAGAETAARASIGFTHQDHSSDAMEVIKKSFTPEFRNRLDTIIQFGRLSHEVIKSVVDKFLTELQAQLEDKRVLLEVTDAARSWLAAGGYDSAMGARPMARLIQDKIKRPLAEEILFGELAEHGGVVHIDIKDGELTFDFETTAEMA